The following coding sequences are from one Paenarthrobacter ureafaciens window:
- a CDS encoding M56 family metallopeptidase, with product MFWTSYFLAVLALILAWPVPVLLSRAHWPARSPFTAMVLWQAIALAGGLSMIGAMLVYGLEPIGNNLLAGLKSLAGMVLNDEPTTALGFWHLFALSAAALLTAHLVFTLLLTYYKIERQRRRHRELLALLASPSSDGSATMVINHDSPVAYCLPGGARSVTVLSDGLMAALEPDELRAVVIHEKAHLSQRHDLLLWAFAAWRQALPWFPTTKLAQTAVNSLIEMLADDVALRTESKSTLIKAIAIVSSGSTAPAPGSALNASALHTGSAILEGGRVSATGGADSPRTTASRVSRLLSPEPPLSKALRSLVLVASALLLAVPTALLIVPGLLG from the coding sequence ATGTTCTGGACCTCATACTTCCTGGCGGTCCTGGCATTGATACTGGCGTGGCCTGTGCCCGTCCTGCTGTCGCGGGCGCACTGGCCGGCACGCTCGCCTTTCACGGCCATGGTGCTGTGGCAGGCCATCGCCCTGGCAGGTGGCCTGTCCATGATCGGCGCAATGCTGGTCTACGGCCTGGAACCCATCGGCAACAACCTCCTCGCCGGGCTCAAAAGCCTTGCCGGGATGGTCCTGAACGACGAGCCCACCACGGCGCTGGGATTTTGGCATCTGTTCGCTTTGTCCGCAGCTGCGCTGCTTACTGCCCATTTGGTCTTCACCCTGTTGCTGACCTATTACAAGATCGAACGGCAGCGCCGGCGCCACCGGGAACTCCTGGCGCTCCTTGCCTCACCGTCGTCCGACGGGTCAGCGACCATGGTCATCAACCACGACTCCCCCGTCGCGTACTGCCTTCCCGGCGGAGCCCGCTCGGTCACGGTACTTTCCGACGGGCTGATGGCGGCCTTGGAACCGGACGAACTCCGGGCCGTGGTCATTCACGAGAAGGCCCATCTTTCCCAGCGCCATGACCTGTTGCTGTGGGCGTTCGCCGCCTGGCGCCAGGCGCTTCCTTGGTTCCCCACCACCAAGCTCGCCCAAACAGCAGTGAACTCCCTGATCGAGATGCTCGCCGACGACGTCGCCCTGAGGACCGAAAGCAAAAGCACCCTCATCAAGGCCATCGCCATCGTCTCCAGCGGCTCAACCGCTCCGGCTCCAGGGTCCGCCCTCAATGCCTCCGCACTCCACACCGGAAGTGCCATCCTCGAGGGCGGCCGGGTCAGTGCCACCGGTGGAGCGGACTCGCCACGCACGACGGCGTCACGCGTCAGCCGCCTCCTCTCACCGGAGCCTCCCCTCAGCAAAGCACTGCGAAGCCTCGTCCTGGTGGCGTCCGCGCTTCTCCTGGCCGTCCCGACAGCCCTGCTGATCGTCCCCGGACTACTCGGCTAG
- a CDS encoding BlaI/MecI/CopY family transcriptional regulator, translating into MASLGELERAVMDLLWAGQEAATANTLRDLLAKDSEAGDGSAGHQGKDLAVTTVLTVLSRLEKKGLVERERGTRPHRYQAVSSRADHTAELMHEVLGSAPDREAVLARFIGSVSESEAAALRKMLG; encoded by the coding sequence ATGGCGAGTCTTGGGGAACTGGAACGGGCAGTAATGGACCTGCTCTGGGCGGGCCAAGAGGCGGCTACCGCGAACACACTGCGTGATTTGCTTGCCAAGGACTCCGAAGCCGGCGACGGTTCGGCAGGCCACCAAGGCAAGGACCTGGCGGTCACCACCGTGCTGACCGTTCTCTCCCGCCTGGAAAAGAAGGGCCTCGTGGAGCGCGAACGCGGCACCCGCCCGCACCGCTACCAGGCCGTGTCCAGCCGTGCCGACCACACCGCGGAGCTGATGCACGAGGTTCTCGGTTCGGCACCGGACCGCGAAGCCGTCCTCGCCCGCTTCATCGGTTCCGTCTCGGAAAGCGAAGCTGCTGCCCTGCGCAAGATGCTCGGCTAA
- a CDS encoding cytochrome ubiquinol oxidase subunit I — translation MEALEIARWQFGITTVYHFMMVPLTIGLGLVVAIIQTLWYRTGKPEYLRMTKFWGKLFLINFIMGVATGIVQEFQFGMAWSEYSRFVGDVFGAPLALEALLAFFVESTFLGLWIFGWKQLKRGVHLACLWIAVIGSVFSAYFIIVANSWMQHPVGVEMVDGRPVMTDAWAVFTNNTALVAVPHTLFGALGVAGAFLLGIAWYHLWRRRHDGIDVVRADGTMVPGEAAIAGRDKTDYTVWMRSLRIGAVVAMVSFAGTAITGDLQGKLMFEQQPMKMAAAEAACHDGTGFSVLSVGNLGASNCDDIVAVIEVPGILSFLAKGDFTTEVKGVNSLLGEYKEKYGTHLPDNPLYGERAGQEIQYVPVMEVTYWGFRMMIGFGGIAALAALLALWVTRKGVVPESKWLMRLAVFGILAPFGANAAGWIFTEMGRQPFVVAPNPDMNGIDQVFMFTAAAVSPGVTAGELMTSLVVLTAIYAVLLVVEVKLLVKYVRGGVASAMPELTHAAKTKDNDPDSGKGDGGSGPDTSDDVLAFAY, via the coding sequence ATGGAAGCTTTGGAAATTGCACGCTGGCAATTCGGAATCACCACCGTCTACCACTTCATGATGGTGCCCCTCACCATCGGTCTCGGCCTGGTGGTGGCCATCATTCAGACACTCTGGTACCGCACGGGCAAGCCGGAGTACCTCCGGATGACCAAATTCTGGGGCAAGCTGTTCCTGATCAACTTCATCATGGGCGTAGCCACAGGAATCGTTCAGGAATTCCAGTTCGGCATGGCGTGGAGCGAGTACAGCAGGTTCGTCGGAGACGTATTCGGCGCACCGTTGGCCCTCGAGGCCCTGCTTGCCTTCTTCGTCGAATCCACCTTCCTGGGCCTGTGGATCTTCGGATGGAAGCAGCTCAAGCGTGGCGTACACCTGGCCTGCTTGTGGATCGCGGTGATCGGTTCAGTGTTCTCGGCCTACTTCATCATCGTGGCCAACTCGTGGATGCAGCACCCGGTGGGCGTGGAAATGGTGGACGGGCGTCCCGTCATGACCGACGCGTGGGCCGTCTTCACCAACAACACCGCGCTGGTAGCGGTCCCGCACACGCTCTTCGGCGCACTAGGCGTAGCCGGCGCGTTCCTGCTGGGCATTGCCTGGTACCACCTCTGGCGCCGCCGCCACGACGGCATCGACGTCGTCCGCGCGGACGGCACCATGGTTCCCGGAGAGGCCGCCATCGCCGGCCGCGACAAGACCGACTACACGGTATGGATGCGTTCGCTCCGCATCGGCGCCGTGGTGGCCATGGTGTCCTTCGCGGGAACCGCGATCACCGGTGACCTGCAGGGAAAACTGATGTTTGAGCAGCAGCCCATGAAGATGGCGGCCGCGGAGGCTGCCTGCCACGACGGAACCGGTTTTTCGGTGCTGAGCGTCGGCAACCTTGGTGCCAGCAACTGCGATGACATTGTTGCCGTCATTGAAGTTCCAGGCATCCTGTCCTTCCTGGCCAAGGGCGATTTCACCACCGAAGTCAAAGGCGTCAACAGCCTCCTTGGCGAGTACAAGGAGAAGTACGGAACGCACCTCCCGGACAACCCCCTCTACGGCGAGCGGGCCGGCCAGGAAATCCAGTACGTACCGGTCATGGAAGTGACCTACTGGGGCTTCCGCATGATGATCGGCTTTGGCGGTATTGCCGCACTGGCTGCCCTCCTTGCCCTGTGGGTGACCCGCAAGGGCGTGGTGCCCGAATCCAAGTGGCTCATGCGCCTGGCGGTCTTCGGGATCCTGGCACCCTTCGGGGCGAACGCCGCCGGATGGATCTTCACCGAGATGGGACGCCAACCCTTCGTCGTGGCGCCCAACCCGGACATGAACGGGATCGACCAGGTATTCATGTTCACCGCAGCGGCCGTCTCACCCGGTGTCACAGCCGGCGAACTGATGACGTCCCTGGTGGTCCTGACTGCCATCTACGCCGTCCTGCTGGTGGTCGAGGTCAAGCTGCTCGTCAAGTACGTCCGGGGCGGCGTCGCCTCCGCCATGCCGGAGCTCACGCACGCCGCAAAGACAAAGGACAACGATCCGGACTCCGGCAAGGGCGACGGCGGCTCCGGTCCGGACACGTCCGACGACGTCCTGGCATTCGCCTACTAG
- the cydB gene encoding cytochrome d ubiquinol oxidase subunit II, with product MELLPTIWFVAIAVLWTGYLFLEGFDLGVGMLMKLFARNNTDRRVLLNTIGPVWDGNEVWLLTAAGATFAAFPLWYASLFSTLYVPLLLVLVALIFRAVAFEYRGKVDTEKWRNNWDWAIAIGSFVAAFGIGAALALTTTGLPIDANGDRSGGPLSWFSWHAVLGGFGVVAFALVHALAFLALKTDGDVRHRARSWFVRLLPFAVLPMLGWMVAVQFLSGKPWTWVLVAAAAVAVGIAWRAAKAGSEGMAFGATGAFVLCATASIFGAAFPVVIPSTIDPAFDLTISNASSSDYTLGLMSIVAAFGLPLVIAYQAWTYWVFRRRVSAAHIPEAHGFLPAIASKVLAGDKGPESPRSGA from the coding sequence ATGGAACTGTTGCCCACCATCTGGTTCGTGGCCATCGCGGTCCTGTGGACCGGATACCTCTTCCTCGAGGGATTCGACCTTGGCGTCGGCATGCTCATGAAGCTCTTCGCCCGCAACAACACCGATCGCCGCGTCCTGCTCAACACGATCGGGCCGGTCTGGGACGGGAACGAGGTCTGGCTGCTCACGGCGGCGGGCGCTACGTTCGCGGCCTTCCCCCTCTGGTACGCCTCGCTGTTCTCCACGCTCTATGTACCGCTCCTCCTGGTGCTGGTGGCGTTGATCTTCCGCGCCGTGGCCTTCGAATACCGCGGGAAGGTGGATACGGAGAAGTGGCGCAATAACTGGGACTGGGCAATAGCCATAGGATCCTTCGTTGCAGCCTTCGGCATCGGCGCCGCCCTGGCATTGACCACCACCGGCCTGCCGATCGATGCCAACGGCGACAGGAGCGGCGGACCGCTGTCCTGGTTCAGCTGGCACGCCGTGCTGGGCGGATTCGGGGTAGTCGCTTTTGCGCTCGTCCACGCCCTGGCGTTCCTGGCGTTGAAGACCGACGGCGATGTGCGGCACCGTGCCCGCAGCTGGTTTGTGCGGTTGCTTCCCTTCGCGGTCCTGCCCATGCTGGGCTGGATGGTGGCTGTGCAGTTCCTCAGCGGGAAGCCGTGGACGTGGGTCCTCGTCGCAGCGGCTGCGGTCGCCGTCGGAATCGCGTGGCGTGCGGCGAAAGCCGGCTCGGAGGGCATGGCGTTCGGGGCAACAGGTGCGTTCGTTCTCTGCGCCACGGCGTCGATCTTCGGGGCAGCCTTCCCGGTGGTCATCCCGTCCACGATCGACCCTGCCTTCGATCTGACCATTTCCAACGCTTCGTCCTCGGACTACACCCTGGGGCTGATGAGCATCGTTGCGGCCTTCGGACTGCCGCTGGTGATCGCCTACCAGGCGTGGACCTATTGGGTCTTCCGCCGCAGGGTCAGTGCCGCCCACATCCCTGAAGCCCACGGTTTCC